The following proteins are encoded in a genomic region of Agelaius phoeniceus isolate bAgePho1 chromosome 17, bAgePho1.hap1, whole genome shotgun sequence:
- the LOC129127703 gene encoding bactericidal permeability-increasing protein-like, which produces MSSAPASRSQDQPRGTVWLCLLLLMPACVSATITSPGIKVWLTQRTLEFGRRFGLELLQSMLQKEHELNLTGSYNTPLLGTLTYAVPRIHIHELQMNESTLDFAEDVGLRLTVQRARVQLSADWAAQLGAIQDSGSVELGMQDVAVAVVLGVSEDGSGHPTVWSAGCDTHGTDLHMEFYRGYSWLYNLLAPLLQRTLRQQLNKQLCLVLQRGIDKLDTALKHMKVSTQLDAIAAIDHSLLAPPAFTEEYGDIALKGEIFRVGTYQQRPSALPVVLPVALPMALPVALPTPLPTPPSMAHEPTLLLAVTEFVANSAAFTYFTAGALRRNISSAMLPRRFPLQLRTKSMEVFSPQLQERYPDQPMELHLWARQQPLLSCHPDALHGTLLGSAEAFVVLPNATRVPAFLLNIDANVTGKPTITRNRLGGTVRLTGLHITQVASNVGPVEVKRLETLLKFGLWLFGVPRANKWLQAGIPLPLPHGLSLLRPRLSLHQGFVLIATDLQYEP; this is translated from the exons AtgtcctctgctccagcctccaGGTCCCAGGACCAGCCTCGAGGTACTGTATGGCTCTGCCTCTTGCTCCTGATGCCTGCCTGTGTCTCTGCCACCATCACCAGCCCTGGCATCAAGGTCTGGCTGACCCAGAGGACACTGGAATTTG GCCGGCGCtttgggctggagctgctccagtcGATGCTGCAGAAGGAGCACGAGCTGAACCTGACGGGTTCCTACAACACCCCGCTCCTGGGAACTCTCACCTACGCTGTGCCACG GATTCACATCCACGAGCTGCAGATGAACGAATCCACGTTGGACTTTGCTGAGGACGTGGGGCTGAGGCTGACGGTGCAGCGCGCCCGGGTCCAGCTCAGCGCCGACTgggcagcccagctgggagccaT ccaggaCAGTGGCTCTGTGGAGCTGGGCATGCAGGACGTGGCCGTGGCTGTGGTGCTGGGGGTGAGCGAGGACGGCAGTGGCCACCCCACGGTTTGGAGCGCCGGCTGTGACACCCATGGCACCGACCTGCACATGGAGTTCTACCGTGGATACAG CTGGCTCTACAACCTGCTGGCACCTCTGCTCCAGAGAACCCTGCGGCAGCAGCTGAACAAGCAG ctctGCCTCGTGCTCCAGAGGGGCATTGACAAACTGGACACTGCCCTGAAGCACATGAAAG tgtccaccCAGCTGGACGCCATTGCTGCCATCGACCACTCCCTCCTGGCACCGCCAGCCTTCACAGAGGAGTATGGGGACATTGCCCTCAAG ggagagATCTTCAGGGTGGGCACGTACCAGCAGAGaccctcagcactgcctgtgGTGCTGCCTGTGGCACTCCCCATGGCACTGCCTGTGGCTTTGCCCAcgcccctgcccaccccaccGTCCATGGCACACGAGCCCACgctgctgctggctgtcacCGAGTTCGTCGCCAACTCAGCCGCCTTCACCTACTTCACAGCCGGGGCCCTGCGCAGGAACATCTCCAGTGCCATG CTCCCCCGGCGGTTCCCGCTCCAGCTGAGGACCAAGAGCATGGAGGTCTTCTCCCCTCAG ctgcaggagcgCTATCCAGACCAGCCCATGGAGCTGCACCTCTGGGCCcgccagcagcccctgctctcctGCCATCCTGATGCCCTGCACGGGACCCTCCTCGGCTCTGCCGAGGCCTTCGTGGTGCTGCCCAACGCCACCCGTGTCCCTGCCTTTCTGCTGAACATC GATGCCAACGTGACAGGGAAGCCGACAATCACCAGGAACAGACTGGGGGGCACTGTGAGACTGACAGG GCTCCATATAACACAAGTGGCATCAAACGTGGGCCCAGTGGAG GTGAAGCGTCTGGAGACCCTGCTGAAATTTGGGCTGTGGCTTTTTGGGGTTCCTCGGGCAAACA AGTGGCTCCAGGCTGGCATCCCCCTGCCTCTCCCACATGGCCTCAGCCTGCTCAGACCCCGGCTCTCCCTGCACCAG GGCTTCGTGCTCATCGCCACGGACCTGCAGTACGAGCCGTGA
- the ID1 gene encoding DNA-binding protein inhibitor ID-1, whose amino-acid sequence MKVAAVASSPLPAGAGGPLKAVRPGEAARCGPVPGVSPVATEQAAAALLYDMKGCYSRLRALVPTLPRHRRVSKVELLQHVIDYIWDLQLELQCGPPRPAAAGDSPEAPCIPAADRILCR is encoded by the exons ATGAAGGTCGCCGCTGTTGCTTCTTCGCCGCTGCCCGCGGGCGCTGGCGGCCCGCTGAAGGCCGTGCGGCCCGGGGAAGCCGCCCGCTGCGGGCCGGTCCCGGGGGTGTCGCCGGTGGCGACGGAACAGGCGGCCGCCGCGCTGCTGTACGATATGAAGGGCTGCTACTCGCGGCTTCGGGCGCTGGTGCCGACGCTGCCGCGGCACCGGCGGGTCTCCaaggtggagctgctgcagcacgtTATCGACTACATCTGggacctgcagctggagctgcagtgcggccccccccgccccgccgctgctGGGGACTCCCCCGAG GCTCCGTGCATTCCCGCTGCCGATCGGATCCTCTGCCGCTGA